The Parvularculales bacterium genomic interval CCGATAGAGATCATCGCACCGAAGAATGAAAACGGTCAACGTATCCTCGATTTTGACATTAAGCGCCTTGATAGCGAACAAGTGATAGCCGTTAAAAACCCGGCTATTCGAGAGCAACTCTCAGCGCTTGCTAAATCCGCATTTGTAGCGCTTAGCGGCAAAGCTTTTGGACGGATTGATATTAAAATGGATCATCAGCACATTCTACATTTCATTGAAGCAAACCTGATGCCCGGGCTCAGAAAGGGTTATTTCTATAGATCATGTAAAATAAATCTGGGTCTGACTTATGAACAGATGATTCTCAGAATTGCGAATAACGGCTTAACATAAGCCCAACTATTGCTCACGTTTATTGAAGATGATCGAGCAGGCCGGCGACCCGGTCTTAAAGCCTTTTATTCGGGTTAATGATATATTTCTCACCGGTTTTTTTCGGCATGTAACGCGCTATATTCTCCGGATCAATGGCCTCGGCCAGCGATAATTCATCAGTAATATGGCTGGCAAAAGTGGTGGTGATTTCATCTGCCACGCGCGCCTGCATGGCCGCCAATTTCTCCATACCCAATTTTTGCAAGGTCGGTGGCAGCAGCCAACCGCCGACGCCCCAATGCATGCCATAGCTTTGCCCAAGCGTTACCGGTCCTTGCGCCAGACGGCCATAAATATAAACCTGCTTATGCCGGTCTGAGCCATAAGTGTTGAGACCCGACGCATTGCGGCTCAAGGCGCGTTCCATGCAAGACAAAAGCGTATCGGCAATGTCGCCGGCACCGATTGCGTCAAACCCCAAAGTGGCACCGGTTTCCGCCATCGCATCAACCAGTTGCGCTTTGAAATCATCATCATTGGAATTGATGATATATTTGGCACCCAGCCGTTTCAGAATATCAGCCTGTTCTTGCGAACGGATGATACAGATCAGATCAATACCTTCTTGCAGGCACAGTTTCAAAACCATCTGGCCGAGATTGGAAGCCGCGGCGGTGTGCACCATCGCCGTATGGCCTTCCATTTTCAACGTCTCGATAAAGCAGAGCGCGGTCAATGGATTGACGTAAGAAGAGGCGGCTTGCGCCGGTGTCGTTTCATCCTTATGCACCAGGCACATGGCGCCCGGCGCTTTGACATATTGCTGATAGCATTGGCCGGTGACCAGAGAGACCAGCTTGCCTTCCATATGTTGCATATTGGCGCCCGCCGCAACCACGCGGCCGGCCCCCTCATTGCCGACCGGCAAAGTCTGGTCGAGCCGTGCCCGCATGGCGTCGACAAATTGTGCCGGCACCGGTGCGACCATTTTCTGATCATTGCCTTCCGTTACCAGCTTGCCTCTGGAATAATCGGCAAAGCCCAAAAGCGGGAACATATCGGACGGGTTAATCGGAGCCGCTTCGATTTTGACGACGACGTCATCATCACCCGGTGCCGGCATGTCATGCCCGACAATTGACAAGACCAGCTCGCCATCTGCTGTTGCAGTTGAAAAAATTTGACGGTTTCTACTCATTTTATTCTCCTTAAATTGTGTTACGGACGCATGCCGGTCAGGTAAGGCACGGGCGGTCCGGTTTGGGCAACATCTTCATTAACATTCAGGGTGGACCAGTTAAATGGGGGAAGGTCAAGGCCACCCTTTAGATGTGATTGTTTTTCAGCTTACTTTCGGGAAACGGGGGTTACCTACTCCTGCCCTGCCTATAGCAGCCCCTCGCCGGTGCGGCCGTCAAGCAGACCGTTTCTGTCATCGCAACTGTCGAGGCCAAATATACACTCCATAACATCCCCGGCATGAGCGGGAGCAACCGTAAAAGCCGCCGGTCCACCGAAGGCAAAGGCCATCACAAGAGCCATTGAAAGTGTTGATATGGTTTTCATTTTGTAAATCCTTCTCATAAAATTACTTTCAGGCGCCGGGAAAGATCCGGGCCGGTCCGTCAATGATTCCATTATATGCCTATTCGGGCAAATGAACTATTGGTAACGCTTTCGCGAGAGATGCTCCCCTGACGGACAACCGATATCCGCAGGGTAGCCGGTGCTTTTTCCGAGAATGACATGGTCTTGAGCGGCCCCCATTTAATTGATCCGGCCCGAGTGGTAGTGAATATGTTCGCCAACCGAATCCGGATCTGCCAAAAACCAACTTTCAAACCGGACCTGTTGATAGGGTAAACTCAACTGAAAAAGGATGTTCATGATATGAAAAAAATAAAATTGTTCCAGATATTATCTTTGGTAGGCTTTGTCTTCTTATTATCCTCAAATACTTTTGCATCTGATCCCTCCAAGGAACTGGTTTTGCAGCCGGAAATAAAATGGAGTCCGCTTAATCCTGCGCGAGGCGATAAAAGTCCGCAAGCAGGACAATTATGGGGGGACCGTACTAATCAGGGGCCGTCCGGCTTCCTGGTAAAATTCGCAGATGGCTTCTCATCTCCACCACATATACACAATGTAACTTATCGCGGAGTTGTGATCAGCGGGCTGGTTCACAATGATGATCCCAAAGCAGAGAACATGTGGCTTCCTTCCGGGTCGTTCTGGACACAGCCGGCGGGAGAAGCGCACATTACAGCCGCACAAGGCGAGCACAATATAGCCTATATT includes:
- a CDS encoding zinc-binding dehydrogenase, whose amino-acid sequence is MSRNRQIFSTATADGELVLSIVGHDMPAPGDDDVVVKIEAAPINPSDMFPLLGFADYSRGKLVTEGNDQKMVAPVPAQFVDAMRARLDQTLPVGNEGAGRVVAAGANMQHMEGKLVSLVTGQCYQQYVKAPGAMCLVHKDETTPAQAASSYVNPLTALCFIETLKMEGHTAMVHTAAASNLGQMVLKLCLQEGIDLICIIRSQEQADILKRLGAKYIINSNDDDFKAQLVDAMAETGATLGFDAIGAGDIADTLLSCMERALSRNASGLNTYGSDRHKQVYIYGRLAQGPVTLGQSYGMHWGVGGWLLPPTLQKLGMEKLAAMQARVADEITTTFASHITDELSLAEAIDPENIARYMPKKTGEKYIINPNKRL